The Prunus persica cultivar Lovell chromosome G7, Prunus_persica_NCBIv2, whole genome shotgun sequence genome has a segment encoding these proteins:
- the LOC18769278 gene encoding pentatricopeptide repeat-containing protein At1g63130, mitochondrial isoform X3 has product MIMMIMMRRSASSSYCNRRHRGNPCLQLQSRSRVFFSNNNYLGLFHGSSQSSNPSKSKSRDPQHPFDVTNLEEASNMFKKMLKQRPRPSIVRFTQLLGQVAKLEHYSVAISWYKQITLLGMGLVPDAFTLNIIVNCFCRSNEMGGSFSVLALFFKLGLQPDVTTLNILIRGLGHDNRVDEAASLVHKMAAFGEGCKPNVITFGTLIAASCKQGQNDRAIEMLRMMEKNDCKPNVVVYSTIIDSLCKDKLVDEAFNLFSEMKRKGIPPNIVTYTSLFQGLCRLGQWKEASRFFKEMNSNGISPNVQTFSALVDCLCKEGKLKEANQVIDILTARGNWNEACSLRKRNKRKRCGKGSRM; this is encoded by the exons ATGATCATGATGATTATGATGCGGAgatctgcttcttcttcttattgcAATCGACGACACAGAGGTAATCCTTGTCTGCAACTGCAATCTAGGTCTAGGGTTTTTTTCTCCAACAATAATTACTTGGGTTTATTTCATGGTTCTTCTCAGTCCTCAAACCCTAGCAAATCTAAATCTAGAGACCCCCAACACCCATTTGACGTCACTAATCTCGAGGAGGCATCAAATATGTTCAAAAAGATGCTTAAACAGCGTCCTCGACCTTCTATTGTCCGCTTCACTCAATTATTGGGTCAAGTTGCAAAATTAGAGCATTATTCGGTAGCCATATCTTGGTATAAGCAAATTACTCTGTTGGGAATGGGACTTGTTCCTGATGCCTTTACTTTAAACATTATCGTGAATTGTTTTTGTCGTTCGAACGAAATGGGCGGCAGTTTTTCAGTCTTGGCACTATTCTTTAAATTGGGGCTTCAACCAGATGTCACCACCCTCAACATTTTGATAAGGGGCCTTGGCCATGATAATAGAGTTGATGAAGCCGCTTCACTTGTCCACAAAATGGCAGCCTTTGGAGAAGGATGTAAGCCCAATGTTATTACTTTTGGTACATTAATAGCTGCCTCATGCAAACAAGGTCAAAATGACAGGGCTATTGAAATGCTTCGGATGATGGAAAAAAATGACTGTAAACCTAACGTAGTTGTCTACAGCACAATAATTGACAGCCTTTGTAAGGACAAGCTTGTTGATGAGGCATTCAATCTCTTCTCAGAAATGAAAAGGAAGGGTATTCCACCAAACATCGTAACTTATACATCTTTGTTTCAGGGTTTATGCAGATTAGGTCAGTGGAAGGAAGCGTCACGATTCTTCAAAGAGATGAACAGTAACGGTATCTCTCCAAACGTTCAAACCTTCAGTGCCCTTGTTGACTGTTTGTGTAAGGAGGGCAAGTTGAAGGAAGCTAATCAAGTAATTGATATTTTGACTGCTAGAG GAAACTGGAATGAGGCTTGCTCTTTGAGgaagagaaataaaagaaaaaggtgtgGTAAAGGTTCACGGATGTAG
- the LOC18769278 gene encoding pentatricopeptide repeat-containing protein At3g22470, mitochondrial isoform X2 has product MIIELMKPLHLSTKWQPLEKDGLCRLGQWKEASRFFKEMNSNGISPNVQTFSALVDCLCKEGKLKEANQVIDILTARGMEPNTVTYNSLMEGYCLQGDMDKAKRIFDLMLKKGSIVDVFSYSILINGYCNERRMKEAMLSFEEMTRKGMVPDIVTYTTLIGGFCKEGRIDDAQNMFSKMKVGGPLPNIHTYSVLLDGLCRNRQIDMALKLFGELEGSSLDFGIGLYNILINGLCTARRIECARDLFCSFPSKGLQPDVKTYTILIIALSTKGLFSEAEAFLRGMEEKGCSPDTVTYNTIIQGFLRNDELSRAQELIQEMMTKGFCADDSTEKMITDLITEGKLDPAFHPVEKKSEGI; this is encoded by the exons ATGATAATAGAGTTGATGAAGCCGCTTCACTTGTCCACAAAATGGCAGCCTTTGGAGAAGGAT GGTTTATGCAGATTAGGTCAGTGGAAGGAAGCGTCACGATTCTTCAAAGAGATGAACAGTAACGGTATCTCTCCAAACGTTCAAACCTTCAGTGCCCTTGTTGACTGTTTGTGTAAGGAGGGCAAGTTGAAGGAAGCTAATCAAGTAATTGATATTTTGACTGCTAGAGGTATGGAACCTAATACTGTTACTTACAATTCGCTCATGGAGGGTTATTGCTTGCAAGGAGATATGGATAAAGCAAAACGCATTTTTGATCTAATGCTTAAGAAGGGCTCTATTGTTGATGTTTTTAGTTATAGTATACTGATAAACGGATATTGCAATGAAAGAAGAATGAAGGAAGCAATGTTGTCGTTTGAGGAAATGACTCGTAAGGGAATGGTTCCAGATATTGTTACTTATACAACACTTATTGGCGGCTTTTGCAAAGAGGGAAGAATAGATGATGCACAAAACATGTTCTCAAAAATGAAAGTTGGTGGTCCACTTCCAAATATTCATACTTATAGTGTTTTACTGGATGGACTGTGTAGAAACCGCCAGATTGATATGGCTTTGAAATTGTTTGGAGAGTTGGAAGGGAGTAGCTTGGATTTTGGTATCGGTCTCTACAATATTCTTATCAATGGTTTATGCACGGCAAGAAGAATTGAATGTGCAAGGGATCTCTTTTGCAGTTTTCCTTCAAAAGGACTTCAACCAGATGTCAAGACCTATACAATACTGATAATTGCTCTTTCTACCAAGGGCCTATTTAGTGAAGCAGAAGCATTTCTTAGAGGAATGGAAGAGAAAGGCTGTTCCCCAGATACTGTTACCTACAACACAATCATCCAGGGATTTCTCCGTAATGATGAGCTATCAAGGGCACAAGAACTTATTCAAGAAATGATGACCAAGGGTTTCTGTGCAGATGATTCAACAGAAAAAATGATAACTGACTTAATTACTGAGGGCAAACTGGATCCTGCTTTTCATCCAGTGGAAAAAAAATCTGAGGGAATTTAA
- the LOC18769278 gene encoding putative pentatricopeptide repeat-containing protein At1g12700, mitochondrial isoform X1, which yields MIMMIMMRRSASSSYCNRRHRGNPCLQLQSRSRVFFSNNNYLGLFHGSSQSSNPSKSKSRDPQHPFDVTNLEEASNMFKKMLKQRPRPSIVRFTQLLGQVAKLEHYSVAISWYKQITLLGMGLVPDAFTLNIIVNCFCRSNEMGGSFSVLALFFKLGLQPDVTTLNILIRGLGHDNRVDEAASLVHKMAAFGEGCKPNVITFGTLIAASCKQGQNDRAIEMLRMMEKNDCKPNVVVYSTIIDSLCKDKLVDEAFNLFSEMKRKGIPPNIVTYTSLFQGLCRLGQWKEASRFFKEMNSNGISPNVQTFSALVDCLCKEGKLKEANQVIDILTARGMEPNTVTYNSLMEGYCLQGDMDKAKRIFDLMLKKGSIVDVFSYSILINGYCNERRMKEAMLSFEEMTRKGMVPDIVTYTTLIGGFCKEGRIDDAQNMFSKMKVGGPLPNIHTYSVLLDGLCRNRQIDMALKLFGELEGSSLDFGIGLYNILINGLCTARRIECARDLFCSFPSKGLQPDVKTYTILIIALSTKGLFSEAEAFLRGMEEKGCSPDTVTYNTIIQGFLRNDELSRAQELIQEMMTKGFCADDSTEKMITDLITEGKLDPAFHPVEKKSEGI from the coding sequence ATGATCATGATGATTATGATGCGGAgatctgcttcttcttcttattgcAATCGACGACACAGAGGTAATCCTTGTCTGCAACTGCAATCTAGGTCTAGGGTTTTTTTCTCCAACAATAATTACTTGGGTTTATTTCATGGTTCTTCTCAGTCCTCAAACCCTAGCAAATCTAAATCTAGAGACCCCCAACACCCATTTGACGTCACTAATCTCGAGGAGGCATCAAATATGTTCAAAAAGATGCTTAAACAGCGTCCTCGACCTTCTATTGTCCGCTTCACTCAATTATTGGGTCAAGTTGCAAAATTAGAGCATTATTCGGTAGCCATATCTTGGTATAAGCAAATTACTCTGTTGGGAATGGGACTTGTTCCTGATGCCTTTACTTTAAACATTATCGTGAATTGTTTTTGTCGTTCGAACGAAATGGGCGGCAGTTTTTCAGTCTTGGCACTATTCTTTAAATTGGGGCTTCAACCAGATGTCACCACCCTCAACATTTTGATAAGGGGCCTTGGCCATGATAATAGAGTTGATGAAGCCGCTTCACTTGTCCACAAAATGGCAGCCTTTGGAGAAGGATGTAAGCCCAATGTTATTACTTTTGGTACATTAATAGCTGCCTCATGCAAACAAGGTCAAAATGACAGGGCTATTGAAATGCTTCGGATGATGGAAAAAAATGACTGTAAACCTAACGTAGTTGTCTACAGCACAATAATTGACAGCCTTTGTAAGGACAAGCTTGTTGATGAGGCATTCAATCTCTTCTCAGAAATGAAAAGGAAGGGTATTCCACCAAACATCGTAACTTATACATCTTTGTTTCAGGGTTTATGCAGATTAGGTCAGTGGAAGGAAGCGTCACGATTCTTCAAAGAGATGAACAGTAACGGTATCTCTCCAAACGTTCAAACCTTCAGTGCCCTTGTTGACTGTTTGTGTAAGGAGGGCAAGTTGAAGGAAGCTAATCAAGTAATTGATATTTTGACTGCTAGAGGTATGGAACCTAATACTGTTACTTACAATTCGCTCATGGAGGGTTATTGCTTGCAAGGAGATATGGATAAAGCAAAACGCATTTTTGATCTAATGCTTAAGAAGGGCTCTATTGTTGATGTTTTTAGTTATAGTATACTGATAAACGGATATTGCAATGAAAGAAGAATGAAGGAAGCAATGTTGTCGTTTGAGGAAATGACTCGTAAGGGAATGGTTCCAGATATTGTTACTTATACAACACTTATTGGCGGCTTTTGCAAAGAGGGAAGAATAGATGATGCACAAAACATGTTCTCAAAAATGAAAGTTGGTGGTCCACTTCCAAATATTCATACTTATAGTGTTTTACTGGATGGACTGTGTAGAAACCGCCAGATTGATATGGCTTTGAAATTGTTTGGAGAGTTGGAAGGGAGTAGCTTGGATTTTGGTATCGGTCTCTACAATATTCTTATCAATGGTTTATGCACGGCAAGAAGAATTGAATGTGCAAGGGATCTCTTTTGCAGTTTTCCTTCAAAAGGACTTCAACCAGATGTCAAGACCTATACAATACTGATAATTGCTCTTTCTACCAAGGGCCTATTTAGTGAAGCAGAAGCATTTCTTAGAGGAATGGAAGAGAAAGGCTGTTCCCCAGATACTGTTACCTACAACACAATCATCCAGGGATTTCTCCGTAATGATGAGCTATCAAGGGCACAAGAACTTATTCAAGAAATGATGACCAAGGGTTTCTGTGCAGATGATTCAACAGAAAAAATGATAACTGACTTAATTACTGAGGGCAAACTGGATCCTGCTTTTCATCCAGTGGAAAAAAAATCTGAGGGAATTTAA
- the LOC18769278 gene encoding pentatricopeptide repeat-containing protein At1g63130, mitochondrial isoform X4, whose protein sequence is MIMMIMMRRSASSSYCNRRHRGNPCLQLQSRSRVFFSNNNYLGLFHGSSQSSNPSKSKSRDPQHPFDVTNLEEASNMFKKMLKQRPRPSIVRFTQLLGQVAKLEHYSVAISWYKQITLLGMGLVPDAFTLNIIVNCFCRSNEMGGSFSVLALFFKLGLQPDVTTLNILIRGLGHDNRVDEAASLVHKMAAFGEGCKPNVITFGTLIAASCKQGQNDRAIEMLRMMEKNDCKPNVVVYSTIIDSLCKDKLVDEAFNLFSEMKRKGIPPNIVTYTSLFQGLCRLGQWKEASRFFKEMNSNGLLLARRYG, encoded by the exons ATGATCATGATGATTATGATGCGGAgatctgcttcttcttcttattgcAATCGACGACACAGAGGTAATCCTTGTCTGCAACTGCAATCTAGGTCTAGGGTTTTTTTCTCCAACAATAATTACTTGGGTTTATTTCATGGTTCTTCTCAGTCCTCAAACCCTAGCAAATCTAAATCTAGAGACCCCCAACACCCATTTGACGTCACTAATCTCGAGGAGGCATCAAATATGTTCAAAAAGATGCTTAAACAGCGTCCTCGACCTTCTATTGTCCGCTTCACTCAATTATTGGGTCAAGTTGCAAAATTAGAGCATTATTCGGTAGCCATATCTTGGTATAAGCAAATTACTCTGTTGGGAATGGGACTTGTTCCTGATGCCTTTACTTTAAACATTATCGTGAATTGTTTTTGTCGTTCGAACGAAATGGGCGGCAGTTTTTCAGTCTTGGCACTATTCTTTAAATTGGGGCTTCAACCAGATGTCACCACCCTCAACATTTTGATAAGGGGCCTTGGCCATGATAATAGAGTTGATGAAGCCGCTTCACTTGTCCACAAAATGGCAGCCTTTGGAGAAGGATGTAAGCCCAATGTTATTACTTTTGGTACATTAATAGCTGCCTCATGCAAACAAGGTCAAAATGACAGGGCTATTGAAATGCTTCGGATGATGGAAAAAAATGACTGTAAACCTAACGTAGTTGTCTACAGCACAATAATTGACAGCCTTTGTAAGGACAAGCTTGTTGATGAGGCATTCAATCTCTTCTCAGAAATGAAAAGGAAGGGTATTCCACCAAACATCGTAACTTATACATCTTTGTTTCAGGGTTTATGCAGATTAGGTCAGTGGAAGGAAGCGTCACGATTCTTCAAAGAGATGAACAGTAACG GGTTATTGCTTGCAAGGAGATATGGATAA